In Candidatus Eremiobacterota bacterium, a single window of DNA contains:
- a CDS encoding DUF3857 domain-containing protein, whose product MKKTFLPLVAALILIVALSFPVKALPADDQDSKDSSQGAGYTFIRDNIGLSVDDEGKMTQSENELIKIIDKKGVERFSQVVRTYCGDRQEVSVIMARTIQPDGTSIQVPSTAIEDGPFPALKGVPLYKNLRVKIIKFPQVKEGSLVEYQLKTIGLKPYPGQPFWETSFTQDMGGLRETSFFLEVPRARVVHYFTPGHKNGMYEPRVSTQGGRKIMTWQFRNVEPISEEIAMPPVQDIASRILVGSFTSWDEVGTLLRSLMESHLACTAAMKEHFAREVGNTTGEEALKKIYRLLLKEREVENIGFGTGGYEFNDASALYSEKNVISRDFALLVLALLRDAGIEAYPVLVGSSAMGGIYREIPIIQQFDTVLVMARVEGKRYWIDGTGVSTELGLLPSEIQGRPALIVYDKGTELTTTPCSNYEANREELRGEIKLGADGSVDGVIKMSEYGANKLQWQRIYNAVGTKEKQNLARVLASQVNPVAMVLDYTIRDGMYEEVPFSIMMRFIINDFIEKSNDEWTSKLPLMGGGEMKDLLSIDASKRKWPIVVGSAFQEDRRFHLIVPPSVSVKSAPRTLLKENSVGSFQVVCNAQGSDINYYSRLTVKKGIVEPSEAPALIEILNAAVEAQKALITFEKRSPL is encoded by the coding sequence ATGAAAAAAACATTCCTGCCACTGGTGGCTGCCCTTATCCTGATTGTGGCGCTTTCCTTCCCTGTGAAGGCGCTTCCCGCAGATGACCAGGACTCGAAAGACTCTTCCCAGGGCGCGGGCTACACCTTCATCCGCGACAATATCGGCCTTTCTGTCGATGACGAGGGGAAGATGACGCAGAGCGAGAACGAGCTTATTAAGATAATCGACAAAAAAGGCGTGGAGCGCTTCAGCCAGGTGGTAAGGACGTATTGTGGTGACAGGCAGGAAGTCTCCGTTATCATGGCAAGGACCATCCAGCCTGATGGCACGAGCATCCAGGTCCCCTCGACGGCAATAGAGGACGGGCCTTTCCCGGCCCTCAAGGGGGTCCCTCTTTACAAGAATCTCAGGGTAAAGATCATCAAGTTCCCCCAGGTGAAAGAGGGGAGCCTTGTGGAGTACCAGCTGAAGACCATAGGCCTGAAGCCTTACCCGGGACAGCCCTTCTGGGAGACCTCCTTTACCCAGGACATGGGAGGCCTCCGGGAGACCTCCTTTTTCCTGGAGGTGCCCCGGGCAAGAGTGGTCCACTACTTCACCCCGGGCCACAAAAACGGCATGTATGAGCCGCGGGTGAGCACCCAGGGGGGGCGGAAGATCATGACCTGGCAGTTCAGGAACGTGGAGCCCATAAGTGAAGAGATTGCAATGCCTCCCGTGCAGGATATCGCCTCGCGCATCCTGGTCGGGAGCTTTACCTCATGGGATGAAGTGGGAACCCTGCTGAGGTCACTGATGGAGAGCCATCTTGCCTGCACCGCCGCCATGAAGGAGCACTTTGCCCGCGAGGTGGGCAATACTACCGGCGAAGAGGCCCTGAAGAAGATTTACCGTCTCCTCCTCAAGGAGAGAGAAGTGGAAAATATCGGCTTTGGGACCGGCGGCTACGAGTTCAACGACGCTTCAGCCCTCTACAGCGAAAAAAATGTCATCTCCCGTGATTTTGCCCTCCTTGTCCTCGCCCTTCTCCGGGACGCGGGGATTGAGGCATACCCCGTGCTCGTAGGCTCCTCCGCCATGGGGGGGATCTACAGGGAGATCCCCATAATTCAGCAGTTTGATACGGTACTTGTCATGGCCAGGGTGGAGGGCAAGCGCTACTGGATCGACGGAACAGGTGTCTCCACGGAGCTCGGCCTCCTCCCCTCGGAGATCCAGGGAAGGCCGGCCCTCATTGTCTATGACAAGGGCACAGAGCTCACCACCACCCCCTGCTCGAACTACGAGGCCAACAGGGAGGAGCTGAGGGGGGAGATAAAGCTTGGCGCTGACGGCTCCGTTGACGGCGTGATAAAGATGAGCGAGTACGGGGCAAACAAGCTTCAGTGGCAGCGTATCTACAACGCCGTAGGAACGAAGGAGAAGCAGAACCTTGCCAGGGTTCTTGCCAGCCAGGTGAATCCTGTTGCCATGGTCCTTGATTACACCATCAGGGACGGAATGTACGAGGAGGTCCCCTTCTCGATCATGATGCGCTTCATAATCAATGATTTTATCGAGAAGTCCAATGATGAATGGACCTCGAAGCTCCCTCTGATGGGCGGGGGCGAAATGAAGGATCTGCTGTCGATCGATGCCTCAAAAAGGAAATGGCCCATCGTGGTGGGCAGTGCCTTCCAGGAAGACAGGAGGTTCCACCTGATTGTCCCCCCGAGCGTATCGGTGAAGAGTGCACCCCGGACCCTTCTCAAGGAGAATTCCGTGGGATCGTTCCAGGTGGTGTGCAACGCCCAGGGCTCCGATATCAACTACTACAGCAGGCTTACTGTGAAAAAGGGTATTGTGGAGCCTTCTGAGGCCCCCGCCCTCATTGAAATTCTCAATGCTGCCGTGGAAGCCCAGAAAGCCCTTATCACCTTTGAAAAGCGCTCTCCCCTCTAG
- a CDS encoding ATP-binding cassette domain-containing protein, which produces MAGTILLEVKDLKKHYTRGGGFLSSSARETVKALDGVSFSLEEGETLGLVGESGCGKTTLGRLVLRLIEPSGGAILYRGIDMAGLSPRRMRALRKELQIIFQDPYSSLDPRMNIRTIIEEPLAINGMERRERGERVKELLDWVGLPEECLRRYPHEFSGGQRQRIGIARALSLSPRMVVADEPVSALDVSIQAQIVNLLLDLQARLSLSYLFISHDISVVRYVSRRIAVMYLGRIVELGSAVQVCESAAHPYTKLLLASVPDMLSKSQAPQESGDVPNPVHPPGGCHFHPRCALAADICRLREPEDFDVEEGHSAACHLLAPGRER; this is translated from the coding sequence ATGGCTGGCACGATCCTTCTTGAAGTAAAGGATCTGAAAAAACATTATACCAGGGGCGGCGGATTTCTCTCCTCCTCGGCGAGGGAGACAGTGAAAGCCCTGGACGGAGTCTCCTTTTCCCTGGAAGAGGGGGAGACCCTGGGCCTTGTGGGTGAGTCAGGGTGCGGCAAGACCACCCTGGGAAGGCTGGTGCTGAGGCTCATAGAACCCTCGGGAGGGGCGATTCTCTACCGTGGAATCGATATGGCAGGCCTCTCCCCCCGCAGGATGAGAGCCCTCAGGAAGGAGCTCCAGATAATATTCCAGGATCCCTATTCATCACTTGACCCCAGGATGAACATCAGGACCATCATTGAGGAGCCTCTTGCCATCAACGGCATGGAGCGGCGCGAGCGCGGGGAGAGGGTAAAGGAGCTTCTCGACTGGGTGGGTCTCCCCGAAGAGTGCCTCAGGCGTTACCCCCATGAATTCAGCGGCGGGCAGCGCCAGCGCATAGGGATTGCCAGGGCTCTCTCGCTCAGCCCGCGCATGGTCGTGGCCGATGAGCCTGTATCAGCCCTGGACGTGTCAATTCAGGCGCAGATCGTGAACCTGCTCCTGGATCTGCAGGCAAGGCTCTCCCTCTCCTATCTTTTCATCTCCCATGACATCTCGGTGGTCCGCTATGTGAGCAGGCGGATTGCCGTCATGTACCTCGGGAGGATCGTGGAGCTCGGGAGCGCCGTGCAGGTCTGCGAGAGCGCCGCTCACCCCTATACAAAGCTCCTGCTGGCCTCGGTGCCCGATATGCTCTCAAAGAGCCAGGCGCCGCAGGAAAGCGGTGACGTGCCCAATCCCGTCCATCCTCCAGGGGGCTGCCATTTTCACCCCCGCTGTGCTCTTGCCGCCGATATCTGCAGGCTCCGGGAGCCCGAAGACTTTGATGTTGAGGAGGGCCACAGCGCGGCATGCCACCTCCTTGCCCCCGGAAGGGAGCGATAA
- a CDS encoding ABC transporter ATP-binding protein gives MSPAADELLKVEGLRICFITRESTLKAVDDVTFSLGKGGTLGIVGESGSGKSITSLSLMKLVPRPGKVVKGSIFFDGLDLVALPEEKMRKMRGKALSMIFQDPLTALNPVLSIGDQIAENILMHEKVSRHEALERTSALLEMVRIPCGRKRLRDYPHQFSGGMRQRVMIAMALACSPRLLIADEPTTALDVTVQAEIMRLLGELRENFQMALLLITHNLGLVRQTCSSLAVMYAGTIQEQGETEALFSTPLHPYTQGLLNSIPRLRGEEKGRLVPIEGHPPSPAEQIGGCLFHPRCAFRIKGLCESESPPVVEAEQGHSVKCFLYRDRERKAK, from the coding sequence GTGTCCCCGGCTGCCGATGAGCTCCTGAAAGTAGAAGGGCTCCGCATCTGTTTCATCACCAGGGAATCCACCCTGAAGGCCGTTGATGACGTGACCTTTTCCCTCGGCAAGGGGGGGACTCTCGGCATAGTCGGAGAGTCGGGAAGCGGAAAGAGCATTACCTCTCTCTCCCTCATGAAGCTTGTGCCCCGCCCTGGTAAGGTCGTCAAGGGGAGCATCTTTTTTGACGGACTCGATCTTGTGGCGCTCCCCGAGGAAAAGATGCGGAAAATGCGCGGGAAGGCCCTCTCCATGATATTCCAGGATCCCCTTACGGCCCTCAACCCGGTCCTTTCCATAGGGGATCAGATCGCCGAGAATATTCTGATGCATGAAAAGGTCTCAAGACATGAAGCCCTTGAGAGGACTTCGGCACTCCTTGAGATGGTGAGGATTCCCTGCGGCAGGAAAAGGCTCAGGGACTATCCCCATCAGTTCAGCGGCGGCATGCGCCAGCGGGTCATGATCGCCATGGCGCTTGCCTGCAGCCCCAGGCTGCTTATTGCCGATGAGCCCACGACAGCCCTCGACGTGACTGTTCAGGCAGAGATCATGAGGCTTCTCGGGGAGCTGAGGGAGAATTTCCAGATGGCCCTCCTCCTTATCACCCATAACCTTGGCCTTGTGCGGCAGACCTGCTCCTCTCTTGCGGTCATGTACGCCGGCACCATCCAGGAGCAGGGAGAGACGGAGGCCCTCTTTTCAACACCCCTTCATCCCTATACACAGGGCCTTCTCAACTCGATTCCCCGGCTCAGGGGAGAGGAGAAGGGGAGACTTGTCCCCATTGAGGGCCATCCCCCCTCGCCTGCCGAGCAGATTGGCGGATGCCTTTTTCATCCCCGCTGCGCTTTTAGGATAAAGGGCCTCTGCGAGAGCGAGTCCCCTCCGGTAGTGGAGGCTGAGCAGGGGCATTCTGTAAAGTGTTTCCTTTACCGTGACAGGGAGCGTAAGGCAAAGTGA
- a CDS encoding ABC transporter substrate-binding protein, producing the protein MKPRMLLGAAVLFMACALLLQSCAVKGPVKQEPPIKIGILGCPYNLNPLLPREACGDEIVNVMFRGLVDWNEKWELFPLMAKEVPSPEAGTVVRRGRSSMAMEFAIDGRARWSNGLFLEAPDFIFFYQMAVFPGLRGANDSWARSVDKVKSLGEDRVEVSWKSLDAGSMKYLKAFPRELLEAKIYENAQEFFKEPYRYELICNGPYVAANVKLERERITSLSLLRNDEYGRKKAALSRFDVKFFPSRDAFESDLFGGAFDIMPSLTYSEGKMLSENEKFSVYFTPGSSVVTLFFDMESPLLEEKELRKALLLSLNREELVKNVYEKGGKPAQSWLAERHPAYVSAFSGYQYSQKSALEALNAIGWKRDASGTWKSGNKALTLRLYYADESLFATVAATVKKEWEALGITVSEEKVRSENFFTTLAQYRKNAYPSVILSSLEAPPWVSPGTYFGSKPIDTVRDYSAKSHFSRWNSKENEELCKAFSEELDTRKRNEMLRSHQVLVAEELPLVPLFSALKVSAVRKGFKNFNPRGFGDNLWNIEYWEREGPR; encoded by the coding sequence ATGAAACCACGAATGCTCCTGGGGGCGGCAGTCCTTTTCATGGCCTGTGCCCTGCTGCTGCAGAGCTGTGCTGTGAAGGGGCCGGTGAAGCAAGAGCCACCCATAAAGATAGGAATCCTCGGCTGCCCCTATAACCTGAACCCGCTCCTTCCCCGTGAAGCCTGCGGCGACGAGATAGTCAACGTCATGTTCCGGGGCCTCGTGGATTGGAACGAAAAGTGGGAGCTTTTCCCTCTGATGGCAAAGGAAGTCCCCTCCCCCGAAGCGGGAACCGTCGTGAGGAGGGGAAGGAGCTCCATGGCAATGGAGTTCGCCATAGACGGGAGAGCCCGCTGGTCTAACGGCCTTTTCCTTGAAGCCCCGGATTTCATCTTCTTCTATCAGATGGCAGTCTTTCCCGGCCTGCGTGGGGCCAATGACAGCTGGGCCCGCTCGGTGGACAAGGTCAAGAGTCTTGGAGAAGACCGGGTGGAGGTTTCATGGAAAAGTCTTGATGCCGGCTCCATGAAGTACCTCAAGGCCTTCCCGAGGGAGCTCCTCGAGGCAAAGATATACGAGAACGCCCAGGAATTCTTCAAGGAGCCTTACCGTTACGAATTGATCTGCAACGGGCCTTACGTGGCGGCCAATGTCAAGCTCGAGAGAGAACGGATCACCTCCCTCTCTCTTCTGAGGAATGACGAATACGGCAGGAAAAAGGCCGCCCTTTCCCGTTTCGACGTGAAATTCTTCCCCTCAAGGGATGCCTTTGAGTCCGATCTTTTCGGCGGGGCCTTCGATATCATGCCCTCCCTCACGTACAGCGAGGGAAAAATGCTCTCGGAAAACGAGAAGTTCTCCGTCTATTTCACTCCGGGATCGTCGGTGGTAACACTCTTTTTTGACATGGAATCACCGCTCCTTGAGGAGAAGGAGCTCAGAAAGGCCCTCCTTCTCTCCCTCAACAGGGAGGAGCTGGTTAAGAATGTGTATGAAAAGGGTGGAAAACCTGCGCAAAGCTGGCTTGCGGAAAGGCACCCTGCCTACGTTTCAGCTTTTTCAGGCTATCAATACAGCCAGAAGTCCGCCCTTGAAGCTCTCAATGCCATCGGCTGGAAGCGCGACGCAAGCGGCACCTGGAAGAGCGGGAACAAGGCTCTCACGCTGCGCCTCTATTATGCCGACGAGTCCCTCTTTGCCACGGTGGCCGCGACGGTGAAAAAGGAGTGGGAGGCCCTGGGCATCACGGTAAGCGAAGAAAAGGTGCGCTCGGAGAATTTCTTCACCACCCTTGCGCAGTACCGGAAGAATGCCTACCCTTCGGTGATCCTCTCCTCTCTTGAGGCTCCCCCCTGGGTGTCACCGGGCACCTATTTCGGCTCAAAGCCCATAGACACCGTGAGGGATTACTCTGCGAAGTCCCACTTCTCGCGGTGGAATTCGAAAGAAAATGAGGAGCTCTGCAAGGCTTTTTCGGAAGAGCTTGACACCAGGAAAAGGAATGAAATGCTCAGGAGCCACCAGGTACTGGTGGCTGAGGAGCTTCCCCTTGTCCCCCTCTTCTCTGCTCTCAAGGTGAGCGCCGTGAGGAAGGGCTTCAAGAACTTCAACCCCCGCGGCTTCGGCGACAACCTCTGGAACATAGAATACTGGGAAAGGGAAGGCCCCAGATAG